A single genomic interval of Oncorhynchus mykiss isolate Arlee chromosome 13, USDA_OmykA_1.1, whole genome shotgun sequence harbors:
- the LOC110487544 gene encoding retinal cone rhodopsin-sensitive cGMP 3',5'-cyclic phosphodiesterase subunit gamma-like: protein MNTAPPAGSALATPAGTAGPTTPKKGPPKFKQRQTRTFKSKAPKPGQKGFGDDIPGMEGLGTDIAVVCPWEAYGDMELSDLAKYGII from the exons ATGAACACAGCTCCCCCTGCAGGAAGTGCCCTGGCAACGCCCGCTGGGACAGCTGGCCCCACCACCCCCAAGAAGGGACCCCCCAAGTTCAAGCAGAGGCAAACCCGTACATTCAAGAGCAAGGCCCCCAAGCCTGGCCAGAAAGG ATTTGGTGATGACATCCCAGGCATGGAGGGTCTTGGCACAG aCATAGCAGTGGTCTGCCCATGGGAGGCTTACGGCGACATGGAGCTCAGTGATCTGGCCAAATATGGAATCATCTAA